Proteins encoded within one genomic window of Eleutherodactylus coqui strain aEleCoq1 chromosome 1, aEleCoq1.hap1, whole genome shotgun sequence:
- the LOC136610571 gene encoding vomeronasal type-2 receptor 1-like has translation MDHNIFHILVTLVIHLQDQLLVCGQECRLIGKFDLHGFVESKNHELIIGGLFPFHFRTIYNNDTESEESRSLKCEGFNFRALRWTRAMMFAIDEINKRMDILPRITLGYQIFDTCFTISKSVEATLTFLTGQNETHPNFRCSAGAPLAAVIGAGGSALSIATARILGLYYFPQVGYASSCSVLSDNFQFPSFLRTIPSDSMQSNAFASLVSHFGWPWVGTIAADDDYGKYGIKVFKEEVERRGVCIAYSETLPRIYNKVEIERIVSKIVSSTANVVIIFSSDIDLSPLMEAIAETNITGKTFLSSEAWTTSALIAKPKYFSFLGGTIGFAIRKAEIPGFQKFLLDIHPEHGTDDLVYEFWEEAFNCTWPTQRGAFYTNMSIEATVAGRQRNISPTLCTGKEKFSDILNTYTDVSELRITYSVYKAIYTIANALHQLDICVPGIGPFPGGSCANLLEFEPWQLMYYLRRADFTVFTNEKITFRDTADVAGYYDVLNWQWHDNDTISFVKVGEYSSVVDGSKYELRIDNNSIFWNTQNGQSPVSVCTKSCVPGTRKGIRQGEPVCCFDCIQCADGEITNETDARECITCLSDYWSNTHKNECVLKEVEFLATDEALGITLIFLAVFGASLVIAFAILYIMYRETALVKANCRSLSFLIQVSLVCTFMTSIFFVGKPQNWSCMARQITLALGFSLCLSCILGKTIVLMLAKRAAKSKLAEKSSPINFKPLYQKIVAATGLTIQVGICTVYLILTPPFVYKNMESQNIKIILECNEGSIEFLCSMFGFDVFLAILCFLTAFVARKLPDNFNEAKFITFGMLVFFIVWISFVPAYLSTRGKFKVAVEIFAILASSFGLLGCIYVPKGYIILIKPERNTEEIVGGKAATNDKSAPATSASITSEVNSTTISTIALDD, from the exons GTTCAATTTCCGAGCTTTGCGCTGGACCCGAGCCATGATGTTTGCCATTGATGAAATAAATAAACGCATGGATATTCTACCAAGAATTACCTTGGGTTATCAGATTTTTGACACATGCTTTACTATTTCCAAATCCGTTGAAGCCACCTTAACATTTTTGACTGGCCAGAATGAAACCCATCCAAATTTCCGCTGCAGCGCAGGAGCACCACTAGCAGCTGTCATTGGAGCAGGAGGATCAGCCTTGTCCATTGCTACAGCCAGAATACTGGGGCTCTATTATTTTCCACAG GTGGGATATGCATCTTCTTGTTCAGTTCTCAGCGACAACTTTCAGTTTCCATCTTTTCTCCGCACAATACCTAGTGATTCAATGCAGTCCAATGCCTTTGCTAGCCTAGTCTCACATTTTGGTTGGCCGTGGGTTGGAACAATAGCAGCTGATGATGACTATGGGAAATATGGCATCAAGGTCTTCAAAGAAGAGGTTGAAAGAAGAGGTGTATGCATTGCTTATTCCGAAACGCTGCCTAGGATCTATAACAAAGTCGAAATAGAACGCATTGTGAGTAAAATAGTTTCATCGACAGCCAATGTCGTTATCATCTTTTCATCAGACATTGATCTTAGTCCATTAATGGAAGCCATAGCCGAAACTAACATTACTGGTAAAACCTTTCTATCCAGTGAAGCCTGGACAACATCAGCACTTATAGCTAAGCCAAAATACTTTTCTTTCCTTGGAGGGACCATTGGGTTTGCTATTCGTAAAGCAGAAATACCTGGCTTTCAGAAATTTCTCCTTGATATTCACCCGGAACATGGGACTGATGATCTGGTATATGAGTTTTGGGAGGAAGCCTTCAATTGTACCTGGCCAACACAAAGAGGAGCTTTTTATACTAATATGAGCATAGAAGCAACTGTGGCAGGACGGCAAAGAAACATATCTCCCACCCTTTGTACTGGAAAAGAGAAATTTTCAGATATACTGAATACATACACCGATGTGTCAGAACTTCGCATCACTTACAGTGTTTACAAAGCTATTTACACCATTGCTAATGCTCTCCATCAATTAGACATATGTGTGCCAGGGATTGGGCCTTTTCCAGGTGGTTCTTGTGCAAATCTGCTGGAATTTGAGCCATGGCAA CTTATGTACTATTTGAGGAGGGCAGACTTCACAGTTTTCACTAATGAAAAAATCACGTTTAGAGACACGGCAGATGTAGCTGGATATTATGACGTTTTAAATTGGCAGTGGCATGACAATGATACAATATCTTTCGTAAAAGTGGGAGAATATTCATCAGTAGTGGATGGAAGCAAATATGAACTTAGAATAGACAATAATTCAATATTCTGGAACACCCAGAATGGACAA TCTCCAGTATCGGTTTGCACCAAGAGTTGTGTTCCGGGTACACGAAAAGGCATTAGGCAAGGAGAACCAGTGTGCTGCTTTGATTGTATCCAATGTGCAGATGGAGAAATTACCAATGAAACAG ATGCAAGAGAATGTATAACATGTCTATCAGACTACTGGTCCAATACACATAAGAATGAGTGTGTGCTGAAAGAAGTGGAATTTCTTGCTACGGACGAAGCTTTGGGGATCACACTGATATTTCTTGCTGTGTTTGGTGCTTCCCTGGTAATTGCCTTCGCAATTCTCTATATCATGTATAGAGAAACGGCTTTGGTCAAGGCAAATTGCCGCAGCTTGAGTTTTCTCATTCAGGTCTCGCTGGTGTGTACTTTCATGACTTCAATCTTTTTTGTGGGGAAGCCACAGAATTGGTCATGTATGGCACGGCAAATTACGCTAGCTTTAGGCTTTTCTTTATGTCTTTCCTGCATACTTGGTAAAACAATTGTTTTGATGTTAGCGAAGAGAGCTGCCAAATCAAAATTGGCTGAAAAATCCAGTCCCATAAACTTTAAGCCTTTGTATCAAAAAATTGTTGCCGCTACTGGTTTAACAATCCAGGTTGGAATATGTACGGTTTATCTGATTCTGACGCCTCCTTTTGTATACAAAAACATGGAGTCCCAAAATATCAAGATAATTCTTGAGTGTAATGAAGGTTCCATTGAATTCTTGTGCTCCATGTTCGGGTTCGACGTCTTCCTGGCTATATTGTGCTTTCTAACGGCTTTTGTGGCCCGAAAACTTCCGGACAATTTCAATGAGGCAAAATTTATTACATTTGGCATGTTGGTCTTCTTCATTGTTTGGATATCCTTTGTTCCTGCTTATTTGAGCACAAGAGGGAAATTCAAAGTGGCTGTCGAAATTTTTGCCATTTTGGCATCAAGTTTTGGTTTACTTGGTTGTATCTATGTCCCTAAAGGATATATAATTCTAATAAAGCCCGAGAGAAACACTGAAGAAATAGTTGGTGGCAAAGCTGCCACTAATGATAAAAGTGCGCCAGCAACATCAGCCTCTATTACCAGTGAGGTCAATAGTACAACAATATCCACCATTGCGCTTGATGATTAA